The following DNA comes from Cytophagales bacterium.
CATCCTTAAGTAAGGGTGTCTGAAAAACTTCAATTCTTTGTCATATGCTTTGACCAAGTGGCGAGTGATTTTTTCCCCTCCAAGGACATCCTCGGTAAACTCCTCAAAAGTGGTCCGATGATAATTTTTGTGACTAAACGTGTGATTTCCGACATCAAGACCATTCGCCAACCAGTGACGTAGCAATTTCACTTGAAAGGAATCCAGGACACCTTCCTTGTATAGCTTCCCTTCATTGATGTAGCCAATGGCCGGAACACCTTCGGAAGTCAGGGTCTTCACCAAACCATCCATGATTTTCCATTGATCATCAGCACTCCGAAAACTGTATGGCACCGTCGGAAGGTCATCAATAGAAATGCAAATCTTTTTCGATTGAGACATTGCCAAAAAGCTCACGATAAGCATTAAAAAATATAAAGCCTTTCTCATCAGTTACTTGGCTCTATAGTTTTCGATGATGGCAGCATCCACCCAGTAAATGTCCCTATTGCTGGAAAAGAACAAGTATTTACCATCGTAGGTAACAAACGGACAAAACTGGTGTCCCAGATCATTTATCGGTTCACCCATATTTACCGGGTTGGTCCATTCTCCATTGTTTTGAAAGGTGATGTACAAATCTCCGCGTCCCAGACCTGCTGGGTTTTCGCCAGAAAAGATCACATATGATTCATCAGGTGCTACAAAGACATCTCCTTCATAGTACTCGGAATTGAAAGGCATTTTCCGGGCTTTTTGAAATTTTCCATTCTTGAATTCCGATTTATAAATATCAAAATCGTTACCTCTATCAGAAGGTGCGGCTTTGTTAGAGGCGAAATACATGGCACCGGATTCCGTAAAGGAGATGTAATATTCATTACTCTTTTCCGTATTGATCATTGGACCAGCATTGATCGGACTTGACCAGGATTCACCAGCTCGTTCAACATACCAAATGTCATAGTCGCCAGGATTGTCTGTTTCCGTCTGTGTGGAAATAAAATAGAGCTTGTCTTCGTCTACGGAGAGCATTGGGTCATTGTAACCAAAGGCCTCATGGGCGAGGATCACCTCAGGCTCGGTCCATTTGCCATTCAACAAACGCATGTATTTCGTCTCCCCTCTTCCATTGACACTCACTGAATAGAAAAACTCTTCTCCATCGCGTGAAAAAGTAGAACCAAATTCATATTCCAGGGGCAAGGAAATTAAACCAGGAGCAAACTTTTCGGGAGTTTTCCCGGGTGGTTTCTGACCCAGGTATTTTTGATCGGATTGGGCCTGAATCGCCACAAAAAACAACATACAAATGGCAGTGGTGAGGTATCTGAAAGTCATCTTGTCCATCTTTTGATTTAAAGATAACATACCTCCGCACCTTAAAGAAGGTTACTTATCCTCATTTTCTAAGATTGACTTCAGCTCATGCTCTGGGTAAAACGAAGCTCGTTCTACATAAAGATGAAGTTCATCTGTTTCCGAGGCCGGATACAAAGATTGCTCGTGAACAAAATGTTTCCCTGGACCAAATAAGGGCGGATAAACAACCATAAGTTCAGAACCGATTTTTCGGCCTTCACGGCGGAATTCAGCAATGACAACCACTCCAGTATAGTATGTGCTTTTAGCTTTATTAGAGAGTTTGAAACTAGTGGAAGTAAAGTCATCATTGACATCAATTTCAGAAATCAAAATCGATTGAACAGGATTCTCGTTTCCCATGACTTGATCTGTTGATTCTGTGCAGGCATAGACCCAAAAGGTTAACGCCAGTAGCGCTAAATTTCTAAATAATACCATGATACGTTTTTACCCAAGAACGCTCGGCAAAACCAATCTTACATGGATCAGGTCCCAAAAAATGTTAATTGCATCAAAAGGAGGCGCCCGTAAGACGTCTTTTATCATCATTGTAACAAAACAGGATCATTTTCGTCAACCCAAGACAATACCTCTTTTGGTCAGCGTCGATCCTTCCGGTATTTTAGACGATTAATTTAGAAATGCTTCAGCCCAGGAATATGCAAATCAGAATAGCAGTCCTCTCTTTACTGTCTTTCATCCTCATGTTTAGTCTGTTGACGCTGTATTATCATGAAAAGGAACGAAGAGCCATCAAAGAGGACCTGATTGAGCTGTCCAATTCCAAATACGGCTTGTTCAATGTGGATGAATGGAAAGACATTCTTACTGATGTGCTTTCCAAAAAAGTGGAGGAAATTGATTTCTCTGGTGACAACAAGGAGGTGATGAAAAAAGAGATCGAAGGCTTCCTGCATGAGGCCATCGATGCGATGGAAAAACAGTACGCCCCAAAGAAGCCGAAAGGGTTACTAGGCATGCTTCAAAGCTCGGCACTATCCGCATTCAACGTGTTCGGACAGGTACGAGACCGGGTACCGGAATTTGCTGATGAGATCCTTAAATTTTTAGAACGACCTGAAAATCGGGAAAACCTGCAAGGTTACATTCGTGACGTGATTGACAAATATGTTGAAGATACGTTCAATCAGGTAGATTATTCTCGTAGAGATGCCATCCTGGCCAAATATGATCATACCGAGGTTGATGCAGCCAAAGCTGAATTGACCATCTTTTTGGAAGCCAATCAAGAAGTTTCTGCACCCTATAAAGGCTTGCTTTACTTTCTGGTCGCAGCCATGGCCTTCTACATGCTCTACTACAAACAAGTTTCAAAAGTGGAGATCATGATTGCGCTGGGCACAAGTGTATTTCTATTGGTTGCAGGGGTCCTGCTTCCCATGATCGATATCGACGCACGCATCTCATCCTTCGACTTT
Coding sequences within:
- a CDS encoding paraquat-inducible protein A gives rise to the protein MQIRIAVLSLLSFILMFSLLTLYYHEKERRAIKEDLIELSNSKYGLFNVDEWKDILTDVLSKKVEEIDFSGDNKEVMKKEIEGFLHEAIDAMEKQYAPKKPKGLLGMLQSSALSAFNVFGQVRDRVPEFADEILKFLERPENRENLQGYIRDVIDKYVEDTFNQVDYSRRDAILAKYDHTEVDAAKAELTIFLEANQEVSAPYKGLLYFLVAAMAFYMLYYKQVSKVEIMIALGTSVFLLVAGVLLPMIDIDARISSFDFIMLGETISFNDQVLYFKSKSILEVVRLMITQGKADIVAVGILVLAFSVLFPLTKVICSFLMLNVKKLQTNAVVKFFVFKSGKWSMADVMVVAIFMSYIGFASILTDQLKQLEGSGTFNMLTTNDSTLNTGFFLFTAFVIMSLVLSQAIQRRVEV